A region from the Ciconia boyciana chromosome 1, ASM3463844v1, whole genome shotgun sequence genome encodes:
- the GCC1 gene encoding GRIP and coiled-coil domain-containing protein 1: MEKFGMNFGGGPSKKDLLETIESQKKQLLQYQVRLKDVVRAYKSLLKEKEALEASLKVLSVTHEADIGLSGAQPASVASSSSSFADSADDRSSVHSEDSVGTATSADTAASLASTKGEPGPEDDKPAAAASSLKSEETSGSESGISTSSGDVSSAASEADKRALQLKTQLATLTSALSTVTQEKSRMEASYQADKKKMKQDLDDAIKKAEHETEKLETELKSVQEQLAETKARLITQQHDRAQEQGDHAVMLRELQKLLQNERTLRQDAELKLEETREALAGRACMADRAEGYELQIKQLSQEVEDLKRELRAVQEENNKPDPRIQDLQEEMASLKNHFQVQLLQEMRKTAQAEEQLRQHAQMEERRVADLEGQVSEVSELLGTYEKAKQKDQVVIQKLKDRIVQLDLENKTLAIAASSRSPVDIHIEEANLDVNVLKDKMEKLKKLLQAAAKKSQPTLDIDKLCELELPKGTEAGDGEKATALYYQQELKQLKEEFERYKVRAQVVLKNKSAKDGNLAKELEEAQEQLADLKEKYIVLQLSSDEMEKQHQQDMEAKKQELSQLQQIHRQELERCQLDYRERALKLEEEMHKQRDRALAVLAEKDQELEQLRSVMLPYGLQGSKNYLASGTDVTSSDSSGNDSSEILPQALHLSATSEPTFFLYAEQLARKEVEIVALRKQKHKLEMQVHQLQEKILVEEEKHREEVSALQSEIEKNFRDKSREGANLEYLKNIVYRFLTLPDSLGRQQTLTAILTILHFSPEEKQTITKQSAYSSWWLSGKR, from the exons ATGGAGAAGTTTGGCATGAACTTTGGAGGTGGCCCGAGTAAAAAAGATCTTCTAGAGACTATTGAATCGCAGAAGAAGCAGCTTCTTCAGTACCAGGTTCGGCTGAAGGATGTCGTCAGAGCCTACAAGAGCCTACTCAAAGAGAAGGAAGCCTTGGAAGCCAGCTTGAAAGTATTGTCCGTGACTCACGAGGCAGATATTGGCCTGAGCGGTGCTCAGCCTGCGTCTGTGGCTAGctccagctcttcctttgcCGATTCTGCTGATGACAGGAGCTCAGTTCACAGCGAAGATAGCGTGGGGACAGCTACCAGTGCAGacactgctgccagcctggccaGTACCAAGGGTGAACCAGGGCCTGAAGATGATAAGCCTGCGGCCGCTGCTTCCTCTCTTAAATCAGAAGAGACGAGCGGTTCAGAGAGCGGCATCAGCACGAGCAGCGGGGATGTGTCATCTGCTGCTAGTGAGGCCGATAAAAGAGCGCTCCAGCTGAAGACCCAGCTGGCCACCTTGACCAGTGCTCTGTCAACAGTCACGCAGGAGAAGTCCCGCATGGAAGCCTCCTACCAAGCAGACAAGAAGAAGATGAAGCAGGACCTGGATGATGCCATTAAGAAAGCAGAGCATGAGACTGAGAAGCTGGAGACAGAGCTGAAGTCTGTCCAGGAACAGCTAGCCGAGACCAAAGCTCGTCTGATCACGCAGCAGCACGACCGAGCCCAAGAACAGGGTGACCATGCTGTTATGCTGCGAGAGCTacagaagctgctgcagaacGAGAGGACTTTGCGTCAGGATGCAGAGCTGAAGCTGGAGGAGACCAGGGAAGCGTTGGCCGGCAGGGCGTGCATGGCTGACCGTGCAGAGGGGTATGAGCTGCAGATCAAGCAGCTGAGCCAGGAGGTGGAAGACCTGAAGAGAGAGCTGCGAGCTGTTCAGGAGGAGAACAACAAGCCAGACCCCCGGATACAGGATCTGCAGGAGGAGATGGCCAGCCTTAAGAACCACTTCCAAGTGCAGCTGCTGCAAGAGATGAGGAAG ACTgcacaggcagaggagcagctccgCCAGCACGCCCAGATGGAGGAGCGGCGAGTGGCCGACTTGGAGGGCCAAGTCTCCGAAGTGTCAGAACTACTTGGCACTTACGAAAAAGCCAAGCAGAAAGACCAAGTGGTCATTCAGAAGCTAAAGGACCGCATCGTACAGTTGGACCTGGAGAACAAAACCCTGGCCATCGCTGCCTCCAGCCGCTCCCCTGTTGATATTCACATAGAAGAAGCCAATCTGGATGTTAATGTTCTAAAGGATAAAatggagaagctgaagaagCTCTTGCAGGCGGCAGCTAAGAAGAGTCAACCCACTCTGGACATCGACAAGCTGTGTGAGCTGGAGCTGCCGAAGGGCACTGAGGCTGGGGATGGTGAGAAGGCCACTGCTTTGTACTACCAGCAGGAGCTGAAGCAGCTGAAGGAAGAGTTTGAAAGGTACAAAGTGAGGGCACAGGTGGTTCTCAAGAACAAGTCGGCCAAAGATGGCAATCTGGCTAAAGAACTGGAGGAAGCTCAAGAGCAGCTGGCTGacctgaaagagaaatacattgtGCTTCAGCTGTCCTCTGATGAAATGGAGAAGCAGCACCAGCAAGACATGGAAGCCAAGAAGCAAGAGTTGTCCCAGCTGCAGCAAATTCATAGGCAGGAATTAGAGCGATGCCAGCTGGACTACAGGGAACGGGCACtgaagctggaggaggagatgcaCAAACAGCGGGACCGAGCACTGGCGGtgctggcagaaaaggaccaagagctggagcagctgagATCTGTCATGTTGCCTTATGGGCTTCAAGGATCCAAAAACTACCTAGCGTCAGGGACTGATGTTACTAGCAGTGACTCATCAGGTAACGATTCCTCAGAGATTCTCCCCCAGGCTCTTCATCTCTCCGCCACCAGTGAGCCCACCTTCTTCTTGTACGCAGAGCAGCTGGCTCGCAAGGAAGTGGAAATTGTAGCgctgaggaagcagaagcaCAAGCTGGAAATGCAAGTTCACCAGCTCCAGGAGAAAATCTTGGTTGAGGAGGAGAAGCACCGGGAAGAGGTATCCGCACTTCAAAGCGAAATCGAGAAGAATTTCAGAGATaagagcagagagggagccAACCTGGAATACCTCAAGAACATTGTCTATAGATTTTTGACACTGCCAGATTCTCTTGGGCGCCAGCAGACTCTAACTGCCATATTGACTATTCTGCATTTCAgcccagaagaaaagcaaactattACAAAACAGTCGGCTTACAGCAGCTGGTGGCTTTCTGGGAAGAGATGA
- the ARF5 gene encoding ADP-ribosylation factor 5, which yields MGLTVSAIFSRIFGKKQMRILMVGLDAAGKTTILYKLKLGEIVTTIPTIGFNVETVEYKNICFTVWDVGGQDKIRPLWRHYFQNTQGLIFVVDSNDRERVQESADELQKMLQEDELRDAVLLVFANKQDMPNAMAVSELTDKLGLQTLRSRTWYVQATCATQGTGLYDGLDWLSHELSKR from the exons atgggcCTCACGGTCTCCGCCATCTTCTCCCGCATCTTCGGCAAGAAGCAGATGCGGATCCTGATGG TGGGGCTGGACGCCGCCGGCAAGACAACCATCCTCTACAAGCTGAAGCTGGGTGAGATCGTCACCACCATCCCCACCATCG GGTTCAACGTGGAGACGGTGGAGTACAAGAACATTTGCTTCACCGTCTGGGACGTGGGCGGCCAGGACAAAATCCGACCCCTCTGGAGGCACTACTTCCAAAACACGCAG GGTCTCATCTTTGTGGTGGACAGCAACGACCGAGAGCGAGTGCAGGAGTCTGCTGACGAGCTGCAGAAGATG CTGCAGGAGGACGAGCTGCGGGACGCCGTCTTGCTGGTGTTTGCCAACAAGCAGGATATGCCCAACGCCATGGCGGTGAGCGAGCTGACCGACAAGCTGGGGCTGCAGACGCTGCGCAGCAGGACC TGGTACGTGCAGGCAACGTGTGCGACCCAGGGCACGGGGCTCTACGATGGGCTGGACTGGCTATCGCATGAGCTCTCCAAGCGCTAG